In Candidatus Syntrophosphaera sp., the genomic stretch CCTTTGGTAAAAGCGTCAGCGAACTCTGGTCCGACTGGCAGGCTCAAACCATCGACAGATCAACCCCCCTGCCCAAACAGAAGCTCACCGAAGACGGCTGGACCAAGAAAGGCCTCACCCATCACAACGGCGCGCTTTACTACATCCAGCGCAAGACCGCCAAGACCGGCCCCTCCAGTGGCTTTTCCAGCTACCGGCTGATGCGGTTAAACGGCCTCAGCGCCAAGGCCAGCGCAGAAGTCGTCATTGAACAAGGCTCGGATTTCACCGCCGGCTACCAGATCTCCGGAAACAAGCTCTATTACAGCCGCTCTGAGTTCAAACCAGGCTATGCCAACAACGATTTCGACGGCCTGGGAATCATCACCGAGGTCTGGGTTCAGGACCTGTCCAGAGGAAACCGGAAAAAGCTCTTTGCCGGGCCGATCCGGGCTTTTTGCCACCTGGGGGGAAACCGTTTCCTGGTGGCCGAGGATGATGAGACCCACCAAAACACCAAGCTTTATGAGATCTCGGGATCCGCGCCCAGAAAGACTTTGCGCGGCACCCTGGACCACCTGGTCGGCACGATCCACGCCAGCCAGGGCCGGATCTTCGTCACCGCGCGCAGGTTCTGGCAAAACAACAGCATCTATGAACTCAACCTGAACACTCTGGCCCTCACCCCTCTGGTCAACACAGCCAGTTTGGAAACAGTCTCCTGGGTCGGGGGCAACGATCTGGCCTTCAACGCTGTCTATGACGGAAAGAACGGGGCCTATATCTACAAGCTGGACAGCGGGGAGATCCAGAGGCTGGCTGGTTTTTCCGAGATCAAGGACGCGGTCGAGGTCCGCGGCAAGACCTATTTCCTCTCCATCAATGCCCAGGGCTACGACGTCTATCAGGATCCACTCAAGCTCCAGAGTTTTTCCCTTCCTCAGGCCAAAACCGCTGGCCCCTCCTACACCCGGCTCAGCGCCAGCAGCAGCCGGGTGTTGAACAAATACCCCATCCAAGCCGGTTCCTACGCCAAAAACATCGGCCACATGCTCTGGCCGCGGCTGTACCGCTTTCCCTATATCGACGCCACGGACAAGAACGGGGACGGAGAACTTGACGAGCTGATCGTGGGCGTCCAGATGGCTGGCACGGACGTGGTCGGCGATTTCCCGATGTGGTACGCGACGGTGCTGTATGACGTGAAAAATGAAGACTGGGGCTTCAATCTGGGCCTGGAGAACAACTTCTTCAGCCCGGTCAAGCACACGCTGGAATACTCCGACCTGGATGGAAAGTCCCTCAAATCCGTACAATACGTTCCCCTGCTGCGCAGGCAGAATTACGGGCTAACGGAAGCTAGGGCTGGTTTTGGCTTCACGGCTTCGGAGAATATGGCCCGCCAGGTTTGGGATCCCTTCGTGGGGCTGAACTTCGCCGCCCGGGGAGCCCGGCTCCAGACCAAAAACTCCCTGCTGATCGAGACAGATAAAGACCGCCTGGGCTGGCAGGGCCTGGCCAACCTGCGCTGGAAAGCCCCGCTCTCCACGGAATTCCGCCACAGCGTGTTTGCCGCCCATGATCCCAAGGCGGACCCGGATGAGGTTTTTGCCCCAATGCGCGGCTACGAAAGCGATTGGAACCAGACCAGAGGCGTGCAGCTCAGCAATTCCTGGTATGCCCCCATCCTCAAGATCCGCGATGGGATCTGGAACCCCAACATCTACATCGAGGATGTAAACCTCGGCCTCTTCTACGACCATGCCTTCCCCGGAGACAAGGTTGACAGCAACGTCCGCTATTCCTACGGCGCCGAGCTGATCGCCGAATTTTCGCTCTTGTACAATTTCTCCCTCAACCTCGGCGTGCGTTACAGCCAAAACAAGGAAGGCGAAGAGCTCGTGGCGCTGATCCTGGGATTGTGAAGCCTTGCCCGGATTGGAATGCAGAACTTATCCTTGACACAAAAACGCCCTGCCAAGACTTGGCCTAAATATCACAAATACCTGAGTCATGGAGGATAACATGCTGGTTCCCGATAACTTATACTACACTGAAAGCCATGAATGGGTGCGCGTGGCGGATGACCTCGCCACTGTCGGCATCACGGATTTTGCCCAGCACGAACTGGGAGAGATCGTTTTTCTGGAGCTGCCTGAGGTGGGCGCAAAGGTTTCCGCCAACGAGCCCTGCGGCACCATCGAAGCAGTCAAATCCGCAGAAGACCTGAACAGCCCCGTCAGCGGCAAGGTCGAAGAAAAAAACCTCGAAGCTGAGGAAAGCCCCGATCTGATCAACAAATCCCCCTATGAAGAGGGCTGGCTCTACAAGGTGCGCCTCAGCAACCCCGACGAACTGGAAAACCTGCTCAGCCCCTTGGAATACGGCAAACTGACCGAATCCTAAGCGATCCGCGGTGATAGCCAAAAACAAAAACTTCCTCATCATCCTTTCGGCCCCGTCCG encodes the following:
- the gcvH gene encoding glycine cleavage system protein GcvH; protein product: MLVPDNLYYTESHEWVRVADDLATVGITDFAQHELGEIVFLELPEVGAKVSANEPCGTIEAVKSAEDLNSPVSGKVEEKNLEAEESPDLINKSPYEEGWLYKVRLSNPDELENLLSPLEYGKLTES